The sequence ttttctttttggtgtaaatttatattttttattttatattttttttattgcacTTGCACACTTGCCCGACATATATTTATTCTCTagataataatttatttgattttttgtatTACTATTTGATAAGTGATTTTTCGCAACAGAACCCTCGCGTTAAAAGTTAAAGtggttaatataatttatatccttaataaataaaatatataaattagttaaaaacaaacgaatttaaattttatttgattaaataagtgactaaaattaacaaaaatctaaaatatattttaaaataaaaagataaattcctatatatattgtgttgttatccagaatatattttttttaataatttaaaaaaaaacacataactaaatattaatcaagtaaaatttataattctaaattttatatgattgaaaaaaatattgagtgatttataagaattatttatcaataatgaatatagtgtaatttttttctttcaaaaagttataatacattaatttttttaatgaaaaaaaaaattattattatattcttttaattaataacaCATGTAGTAGtagataattataaaatatttatcttgtATGCGCGGAAAAAACACCTAGTTTTGATTGATATAAGATTTACATAAAAGGAATTCTAGTGGATCAACAAACAACATTAACAATTGGATTTATAGTATAGGTTTAAGACGATTAGTGGGTACTTCAACTTTTAGTAGACGACgcatattttataacaaattgAACACGACCTACAATTTGCAATCATGTTCTTTTCAAAAGATATGATAGAATTAGgtaaaaaatctatataaagaGATGAGTCAGTTTAGGCTATAAACATGTTAACACACGCGCACTCATATGATATCTGTATACTTCTTCAGGCGGTGTCCCGTTCATTGACGGTGCTAATAGCAAAGCTACACCAATAGGTGGCCATAATATAAGCACACCtgctttattattttaactatttggatattactatttttaatcTACTCTTAGTAGATAACTTATTTTTACTACACAATGAAGTTGATAAAAAGTAGTTACATACACACCTTTTAAATATAGTTATTGCAGATTCTGAATGTTTATGTTATCAAAAAGTGGTTTATGAATCTAATCAGCGATTGAATCAAATGAAAATGATAATACTATGACTTAATCATGAACAAAACGTATTTTAGAACCAAAAGAGTAAAAATCAAGAAGACAATGAGAGCTTATTAGGGATATATATCCCACATCGGGAATTCTAACAGACATTAGGAtccgattggtaatggctgtagctttaaaatttttgctgtagaaaaaaatctgtagattttttgctgtggctttaaattttattgctgtagaattttatgaaAGCACTAAAAatttgctttggatatttggctctgcagagcacttgtacagcgGTAGGTTATTTCTAGAGCTGTggcttcaaaaaaaaatttaaagcttgattgctctgaattttgtgctttagaaataaataaggCTGTGGACAGCACAtacagcaactaccaatcaacccctaagtaatatataaagggttatggccaatccactaatcaccaattggttttaagttggaagcccataattaaacccgaatctaacatggtatcagagcccagatCCTAAATACCATAAACtcctaattaaaaattaaaattaaccatTCCGACCGGGTATAAAGGTCGTGATTAACCCTTCCAACCGGGTATAAAGGTTGTGTTAAactcgctcgaccgagtataaATGTCCTAAAAAAGTTCCGAGATTTCTGGCCgataagagccatcatctcgaggaaaggtattagggatatatatCCCACATCGGAAATTCTaagggacattaagtaatatataaagggttaggacAATCCAGTAATCACCAATTAGTTTTAGGTTAGAAGCCAGTATagcttgattcacatatttacTAGACTACTATCGTAGTAACACATCAGTGAAAGTCGCATAAAGACTTATTATATAGACAGTGCATGTAATTCTCACAACATAAGCAAATACACAATGAACACCAATATAAAGGGAGTAATGAAACTTAACAAGTAGAGTTTGATCTGTTGAAGGAGGATGATGAGTTGATGAACTCTATGCAGTCTTCTATGGCCTCTGATCTATGACTTTCATTGCTTAAAGGCATGATCGACGGCTGAGACCTCcctgaggaaaaagaagaagaacccttTGACGGTGAagatttcctcttcttcctcatcaccACCAGGCGCAAACCTTTTGCAAATTTACAGCCAAGTTGCTTGATCATTCTTGCTGCTGTGACCTCTGTCTTCCTCGGTAACCTTAATCTGCAGCTCGTTGTGCACCCGGGGATCTTACCACCATGAGGTCCCTTGATTGCGCTTTGATTAACTGAGGCATCTCTCGGAACTGGTCTAGTGCTTGTGCTGATTCGTTTTGTTCCAGTAGCTGACATAACAAGAGAGAGGGAGTGAGAGAGGTTTATGGGAAACAATATGAGGATACTAAGAGATATTTAAGGGACTGGAGCTCAGGACAATTCAGGCAAAAGAAGGGAAAAGACATTGATTAGATGTATTCATAACATCAAGACATAAACacataaataagtaaaaagaaaGTGTAGCTTTTCGATCCTATATACACAAAGAGAGCTACGCGCAAGAGCAAAAAGATAAGACTCGGTTCTTTTCATTCTTTCTTTACGGTCCACAGAGGGAATAAAACCTTTGTTTAAGCGATGAAAAAGGCTCTTTCTAATGAAGCAACCATTTAGCATCATTCTTCTTTGATGATCACTCATTTGTACGCAAAACACTCTGGAAAAGGTATATTTTTGACTCCAGGAGAGGCCAATTTTAAACTTACATTTATGGATGGGCAGATTCCATTCACGAGTCTGCGGCTACaaaaaacaaggaaaaaaacaaGTTAATGGTGGGCACACGAATATGAAAAAAGCATAGAGGAACCAGACAGAAATAGAAGATCACACTTTGGAGGATGGAGAGTGATTTTACACGTGAGAACATTCCATTAGGATCAGAACAAATCTTCCTGCCGTATAAAGTCAGTGATTAGAGATGCTAATGGCCTGAGACTGACTGACATATACGACAGGTTTCAAAAATGCCAAAAGGGAAAAGAATGCAATAGCACAACTACTCTGTTCGCATCGTCAAAACAAGACAAGAAAAGATTTAGCACCAACTTGTATGCATAAAAATTTGACCCAAAACGATGAGGGAAGACATCTTTTCAGTACTGTGATGAGTATAATTCAATTAATCAGACACATTAATCCACCAATATCCCTCGATGCACTATTATTTGATACAGAGATCACTGGATTCAATATTACAATTCACAAGAGTGATACCTTCAGAGATTTAGCTACTTCATTTGGTTGATAATGTACAAAAAGACTAAGAAAGTAAGTAAACTCACACATTGGTATAGCCAAACAGGAACTAGATCCACATGATAATTACGCAGAAGTCTATAACCAACCTGCGAAAAGATTCTGTAGAACTGCAGGACATAGGAGAAGACCTTCACCAACCTGCAAAAAAATTCTGTAGAACTGCAGGACATAGAATGGTTCATGTCTGAGACAAGGCACACTACCATAATCTGAGCATGGTTCATAGTTCAAGCTGTAAATTAGCAGAGAAGGGATTCACATTATAAACATTAACCCTTAAGAGCCCAATAGCCTGGTTCAAAAAGTTGAGCAAATCATTGCAAAAAGTTGAAAGAACTAGAGTTGTTTTAGAAACATTTACAAAGGTACATAAGGGGTGACACCTTATGTACCTCTCTTGTTCTTCAGATACATACATAAACAACGAGAAAAGAAGCAAATGATATCAATTTCGCAAACAATACATACATATAGGGGCATATCATATCTTCAGAGGAAATTCACCAAACACCAACACGAAGGTAAAATCTGATGATAGCAGAGCCTTAAAAACGTTCACACACATTAATGAAAttccacaacttcttcatcaCACATTTGATGAAACTCCACAGCTTTCTAACATTCACGGCGATACTCTCGGCCGTAGCTGTAGCTCGGCGGCCTAGCTCCAAAGTCGCTCTCAGACCTCTCTGCAGCACCTCTCTCTTCCTCCAAGCTCAACCCACCCATCGTCTTCTGCAACTGCCTGTGATCATAAGGAGAGTAATCGACTGGAGCCGATGGGCCGCTTGGCACTCCGTAGCTGGACAACCGCGAGCCCACCTGTGGCTTATACTCGTTCATTTGAAAGGCCTCGACAGGAGCTGAAGGCCCATTGGGCTGTGGAAACCGAGGAGGAGCTAAAGGAAGATCGACTGGAGCAGGTGGCTGGCCGTAATTGGAGGCCCGATCGTACATCGAacgcggcggaggaggagggtAATAGAATCCGGAATAGTAGTGATCGGTGAACGGATAAGGAGACGGAGAGGGAGAGGGTGAGGGTGAGAATTCTCTGTAGGGGGAGGTGATCGGAGCTGGAGGAGGACTTGGGGAGTAATAATGGTTTCCTTGAGGGGCAGAATAGTA is a genomic window of Brassica napus cultivar Da-Ae chromosome C5 unlocalized genomic scaffold, Da-Ae chrC05_Random_9, whole genome shotgun sequence containing:
- the LOC125594914 gene encoding formin-like protein 3, translated to MAASSEPLDLVVTVVSAKHLKNVNWRNGDLKPYVVLYLDSDHRVSTRSDDSAKPVWNERITLPLTRSVHESVLNVEILHSDAAKTLVGSVRFPLVRLVDSEGAMVPESISSLELLRPSGRTQGKIRLKLAIKERPIPPPQRPQSQPRDYYSAPQGNHYYSPSPPPAPITSPYREFSPSPSPSPSPYPFTDHYYSGFYYPPPPPRSMYDRASNYGQPPAPVDLPLAPPRFPQPNGPSAPVEAFQMNEYKPQVGSRLSSYGVPSGPSAPVDYSPYDHRQLQKTMGGLSLEEERGAAERSESDFGARPPSYSYGREYRREC
- the LOC125594916 gene encoding josephin-like protein isoform X2 produces the protein MNHAQIMVVCLVSDMNHSMSCSSTEFFCRLVKVFSYVLQFYRIFSQPQTREWNLPIHKSTGTKRISTSTRPVPRDASVNQSAIKGPHGGKIPGCTTSCRLRLPRKTEVTAARMIKQLGCKFAKGLRLVVMRKKRKSSPSKGSSSFSSGRSQPSIMPLSNESHRSEAIEDCIEFINSSSSFNRSNSTC
- the LOC125594916 gene encoding josephin-like protein isoform X1, giving the protein MNHAQIMVVCLVSDMNHSMSCSSTEFFCRLVKVFSYVLQFYRIFSQPQTREWNLPIHKCKFKIGLSWSQKYTFSRVFCVQMSDHQRRMMLNGCFIRKSLFHRLNKATGTKRISTSTRPVPRDASVNQSAIKGPHGGKIPGCTTSCRLRLPRKTEVTAARMIKQLGCKFAKGLRLVVMRKKRKSSPSKGSSSFSSGRSQPSIMPLSNESHRSEAIEDCIEFINSSSSFNRSNSTC